In Haliotis asinina isolate JCU_RB_2024 chromosome 11, JCU_Hal_asi_v2, whole genome shotgun sequence, the genomic stretch CCCTATTTGAGAAGGAGCGCGTGTTGTGCTGGATAATGACGTCGCCACAGAACCTTGAGTCAAAAGCACGTGTAGTTCGCGATACGTGGGCTAAACGTTGTAACAAGGTTGTTTTCATCAGTTCCACAACAGATCCCAAGTTTCCGACAGTTGGCTTAAAGGTCGCTGAAGGCCGAGAACATCTGACAGCCAAAACAATTCAAGCCTTTCGTTATATTTACGAGAAACATTTTAACGATGCTGATTGGTTCATGAAGGCTGACGATGATACCTACGTTATATTAGAGAACCTTCGATACTTTTTAACGTCACAGAAGAAGACGGAACCTGTATATTTTGGCCACCATTTTAAGACAATCGTTAAACAGGGTTACTACAGCGGCGGAGGGGGATACGTGCTGAGCAAAGAGGCTTTGAAAAGATACGGGGAGAAAGGTCACGACCCCAAAATATGTCGACAAGATGGCGGTGCTGAAGAC encodes the following:
- the LOC137255828 gene encoding glycoprotein-N-acetylgalactosamine 3-beta-galactosyltransferase 1-like, with the translated sequence MTSPQNLESKARVVRDTWAKRCNKVVFISSTTDPKFPTVGLKVAEGREHLTAKTIQAFRYIYEKHFNDADWFMKADDDTYVILENLRYFLTSQKKTEPVYFGHHFKTIVKQGYYSGGGGYVLSKEALKRYGEKGHDPKICRQDGGAEDAEFGKCMENLGVRTVNSTDALGRSRFHCFDPETHLFGGYPNWYKRYDANGAKQGTESISDYAISFHYVPPQKMYALEFYIYHLRPYGIVSGTQDINKHT